One stretch of Numenius arquata chromosome 8, bNumArq3.hap1.1, whole genome shotgun sequence DNA includes these proteins:
- the JAGN1 gene encoding protein jagunal homolog 1: MASRGGPRAAGTDGSDFQHRERVASHYQMSVSLKSEIKKLIYTHVGIWLLLMAQMCVGHLKLLPHDQVAMPYQWEYPYLLSILPSLLGLLSFPRNNISYLVLSMISTGLFSVAPLIYGAMEMFPMAQQLYRHGKAYRFIFGFSAVSIMYLVVVVAAQVHGWQLYYSKKLLDSWFTSTQEKKKK, from the exons ATGGCCTCCCGCGGGGGCCCCCGCGCCGCCGGCACCGACGGCAGCGATTTCCAGCACCGGGAGCGCGTGGCCTCGCACTACCAGATGAG cgtgtccctcAAGTCGGAGATCAAGAAGCTGATCTACACGCACGTGGGCATCTGGCTGCTGCTGATGGCCCAGATGTGCGTGGGGCACCTCAAGCTGCTGCCCCACGACCAGGTGGCCATGCCGTACCAATGGGAGTATCCCTACCTGCTCAgcatcctgccctccctcctgggcctcctctccttcccccgcAACAACATCAGCTACCTGGTCCTTTCCATGATCAGCACCGGTCTCTTCTCAGTGGCTCCGCTCATCTATGGGGCCATGGAGATGTTCCCCATGGCACAGCAGCTCTACCGGCATGGCAAAGCTTACCGCTTCATCTTTGGCTTCTCGGCCGTCTCCATCATgtacctggtggtggtggtggccgccCAGGTGCACGGCTGGCAGCTCTACTACAGCAAGAAGCTGCTCGACTCCTGGTTCACCAGCAcgcaggagaagaagaagaaatga
- the RPUSD3 gene encoding mitochondrial mRNA pseudouridine synthase RPUSD3, protein MAGGSTAARVLARAGKGARAVGWGRPLGPEETLGLLEASVVHREGALLALSKPPGLPVLGRPGELSLVSLLPALQRRLGLPTELHVVKAPSRECSGIVLLSGCHRTTEQIQQFFTDARRRGQYPATYRTVTVGVPAEAEGEIRTGLCWQQQGDTTVVVPVPAPGRRSLARKEVKSTLTRYRVLGAAGGCALLQLQPRTAFPEQLQVHLTLLLCPALGDHQHSSRVGKVLGVPFLLPPEAAPTRTQVLDEELLSRLGLSPQQLQRLPLHLHLQQLVLPQGPLCAPPPPPFLRTLRRLGLPEHQEP, encoded by the exons ATGGCGGGCGGGAGCACCGCCGcgcgggtcctagcgcgcgcgggGAAGGGGGCGCGCGCCGTGGG GTGGGGGCGGCCGCTGGGTCCCGAGGAGactctggggctgctggaggcctCCGTGGTGCACCGGGAAG GAGCCCTGCTGGCACTGAGCAAGCCCCCAGGCCTGCCCGTCCTGG ggcgCCCCGGGGAGCTGAGCCTGGTGTCACTGCTGCCGGCGCTGCAACGGCGCCTGGGGCTCCCCACTGAGCTCCACGTGGTGAAGGCTCCCTCCAG GGAGTGTTCGGGAATCGTCCTCCTGTCCGGCTGCCACCGCACCACTGAGCAGATCCAGCAGTTCTTCACCGATGCCCGCCGGAGGGGACAGTACCCCGCCACATATCG caccGTCACCGTGGGGGTCCCGGCAGAGGCAGAGGGCGAGATCCGCAccgggctgtgctggcagcagcagggtgaCACCACCGTG GTGGTGCCGGTGCCGGCCCCGGGGCGCCGCAGCCTGGCCAGGAAGGAGGTGAAGAGCACCCTGACCCGGTACCGGGTGCTGGGCGCTGCAGGGGGCTGCgccctcctccagctccagcccaggaCAG CCTTCCCGGAGCAGCTCCAGGTGCACCTGACACTGCTGCTGTGCCCGGCCTTGGGCGACCACCAGCACTCATCCCGCGTGGGCAAGGTGCTGGGGgtgcccttcctcctgccccccgaGGCCGCCCCCACACGCACACAG GTGCTGGATGAGGAGCTGCTGTCCCGGCTGGGACTCTCCCCGCAGCAGCTCCAACGCCTCCCACTCCAtctccacctccagcagctggtgctgccccaGGGCCCGCTCTGtgcccccccgccaccccctttCCTGCGCACCCTGCGCCGTCTGGGACTGCCCGAGCACCAGGAGCCCTAA
- the TTLL3 gene encoding LOW QUALITY PROTEIN: tubulin monoglycylase TTLL3 (The sequence of the model RefSeq protein was modified relative to this genomic sequence to represent the inferred CDS: inserted 3 bases in 2 codons; substituted 1 base at 1 genomic stop codon) produces MGTQPPGQELHSSGGTTAGAEDIPAVPQPARLGTMAQQGVPGGAECSQDTRMGLRGPVDAVVATLGSVGQRQAGQAPATTSHRGRRHRSLDPEQLQRARLHVEKAIKEKKIFTVQGPYPIIRSLLRARGWVERKFGGAGKAGSRPEQHHGSQEKQLQEKEGDGDVAEQGEAVLDPQSGLECCGAQLSQGMSEPLHSPSPPEEEEKEEEEQWDKDPEAIHNLMSRLVRNQVPYFIWTNRCSAVDCRLLQQDQVVNHYTRVGAFTTKEGLCQNLRNLPWFDQADPDTFFPRCYRLRAVDERQAFIEDFRLTAARSLLKVAVERAGDGTVETEQPLKSNEGPAGLGPPLPPHLVEEALQVCRQHLGSLGHQDIDRDPPAPQAMGTDWDRFLQDYYRVVHEGAGLAMSGPQREQCQALLRHLAGWLPQLGMEGYHNVWILKPGAKSRGRGKAGGSQGGNRLSAVEGVPPSPCRRSPPPPPPPGIVCVARLEEVLRLAGVCTAPSARVGEWVVQKYVERPLLIFGTKFDIRQWFLVTDWNPLTVWFYQESYLRFCSRPFSLCHLGPARHLCNVSIQKRYRLVRGRHPRLPPDQTWSCRQLQAYLAQVGRAGAWQQVMVPGMKAAVVSALRSAQDLVEHRKSSFELYGADFIFGEDCQPWLLEINASPTMAPSSAVTRRLCASVQQDTLRVVIDRRDNPACPTGAFELIYKEVGWGXCGAGTPPWAPXASSPHHLTLQAAVPVPHYVGLKLMVQGCSLKKPKLARYQLRGKPPTTAPRAPQPLVTPSISSKATKVPQPGAARGESAPLGRWSRCCPPSITCCARSRGLPPIRCPHGHPPAALPRLNVRPLPRVPIPPPQGAPGSPLGPVGQTLPSVPAGVLQPPGLAPGAWPPCPGQPSSAVRRRRMVDSKGKQKSXDTEGHLGGDSILPVPAEATGWHPAPLYPSWSPLPDGGPSPRRGCKTCL; encoded by the exons ATGGGGACACAGCCCCCTGGCCAGGAACTGCACTCCTCAGGGGGGACCACTGCTGGAGCAGAAGACATCCCAGCTGTCCCCCAGCCTGCTAGGCTGGGGACGATGGCACAGCAGGGCGTCCCGGGGGGTGCAGAGTGCAGCCAGGACACCCGCATGGGGCTCAGGGGGCCGGTGGATGCTGTGGTGGCGACCCTCGGCTCGgtcgggcagaggcaggcag GGCAAGcaccagccaccaccagccaccGTGGCCGCCGCCACCGCTCACTCGACCCTGAGCAGCTCCAGAGGGCCAGGCTGCACGTGGAGAAGGCCATCAAG GAGAAGAAGATCTTCACCGTTCAGGGCCCCTACCCCATCATCCGCAGCCTGCTGCGGGCCCGGGGCTGGGTGGAGAGGAAGTTTGGTGGCGCAGGCAAGGCGGGCAGCCGGCCAGAGCAGCATCATGGCagccaggagaagcagctgcaggagaaggaaggTGATGGTGACGTTGCTGAGCAGGGGGAGGCAGTGCTGGACCCACAGTCGGGGTTGGAAtgctgtggggcacagctgtcccaGGGGATGTCAGAGCCCCTGCACTCCCCATCGCCacccgaggaggaggagaaggaggaagaagagcaatgGGATAAGGATCCTGAAGCCATCCACAACCTCATG tccCGCCTGGTGCGGAACCAGGTGCCATATTTCATCTGGACCAACCGCTGTAGTGCTGTCGACTGCcggctgctgcagcaggaccagGTGGTGAACCACTACACCCGGGTGGGCGCCTTCACCACCAAG GAGGGGCTGTGCCAAAACCTGCGAAACCTGCCCTGGTTTGACCAAGCTGACCCCGACACCTTCTTCCCCCGATGCTACCGGCTGAGGGCTGTGGATGAGCGGCAAGCCTTCATCG AAGATTTCCGCCTGACAGCAGCTCGCAGCCTGCTCAAAGTGGCCGTGGAGAGGGCTGGGGATGGGACGGTGGAGACAGAGCAGCCCCTGAAATCCAACGAGGGGCCAG CAGGGTTGGGgccccctttgcccccccatCTGGTGGAGGAGGCCCTGCAGGTCTGCAGGCAGCACCTGGGCAGCCTGGGGCACCAGGACATCGACAGGGACCCTCCCGCCCCCCAAGCGATGGGCACTGACTGGGACCGCTTCCTGCAGGACTACTACCGTGTGGTGCA CGAGGGGGCCGGGCTGGCAATGAGCGGGCCACAGCGGGAGCAGTGCCAGGCTCTGCTGCGGCACCTGGCTGGGTGGCTGCCCCAGCTCGGCATGGAGGGCTACCACAATGTCTGGATCCTCAAACCCGGTGCCAAATCCCGTGGCAGGGGTAAGGCTGGGGGAAGCCAGGGAGGAAACAGGCTCTCTGCCGTGGAGGGGGTCCCCCCATCACCGTgtcgtcgttcccccccccccccgcctcccccaggCATCGTCTGCGTGGCGCGGCTGGAGGAGGTGCTGCGGTTGGCAGGGGTCTGCACAGCACCCTCGGCACGGGTGGGTGAGTGGGTGGTGCAGAAGTACGTGGAGCGGCCGCTGCTCATCTTCGGCACCAAATTTGACATCCGGCAATGGTTCCTGGTGACGGACTGGAACCCGCTGACCGTCTGGTTTTACCAAGAGAGCTACCTGCGCTTCTGCTCCCGGCCCTTCTCCCTCTGCCACCTGGGCCC TGCCCGGCACCTCTGCAATGTCTCCATCCAAAAGCGGTACAGGCTGGTGCGGGGCCGGcacccccggctgccccccgaCCAGACCTGGTCCTGCCGGCAGCTCCAGGCGTACCTGGCCCAggtggggcgggcgggcgcctGGCAGCAGGTGATGGTGCCCGGCATGAAGGCGGCAGTGGTGAGCGCCCTGCGCAGCGCCCAGGACCTGGTGGAGCACCGCAAGAGCAGCTTTGAGCTCTATGGGGCCGACTTCATCTTTGGGGAGGATtgccagccctggctgctggagatcaacgccAGCCCCACCATGGCCCCCTCCTCAGCGGTGACCCGCCGGCTGTGTGCCAGCGTCCAGCAGGATACGCTGCGTGTAGTGATTGACCGCAGGGACAACCCCGCCTGCCCCACTGGTGCCTTTGAGCTCATCTACAAAGAGGTGGGCTGGG ACTGTGGGGCAGGCACCCCCCCTTGGGCACCCTGAGCCTCCAGTCCCCACCATCTCACCCTGCAGGCGGCTGTGCCCGTGCCCCATTACGTGGGGCTGAAGCTGATGGTGCAAGGCTGCTCCCTGAAGAAACCCAAGCTGGCACGGTACCAATTACGGGGCAAGCCCCCCACCACTGcaccccgtgccccccagccccttgtgacccccagcatctccagcaaaGCCACCAAGGTCCCCCAACCAGGAGCAGCACGGGGGGAATCGGCTCCTCTGGGGCGATGGAGCCGCTGCTGCCCCCCCAGCATCACCTGCTGTGCCAGGAGCCGGGGCCTGCCCCCCATCAGATGCCCGCATGGacatcctccagcagctctgccccggCTGAATGTCCGTCCCCTGCCCAGGGtacccatcccaccaccccagggaGCCCCTGGCAGCCCCTTGGGTCCCGTTGGCCAGACCCTCCCTTCCGTTCCTGCCGGGGTGCTGCAGCCCCCTGGGTTGGCACCTGGTGCTTggcctccctgcccagggcagccaaGCTCTGCTGTGAGGAGAAGGCGCATGGTGGATTCCAAGGGGAAGCAGAAGAG TGACACTGAAGGACACCTAGGAGGGGACAGTATCCTGCCTGTCCCAGCTGAGGCAACCGGGTGGCATCCAGCTCCCCTCTACCCCAGTTGGAGCCCATTGCCAGATGGGGGTCCCTCACCCCGCAGGGGCTGCAAAACATGTCTGTGA
- the ARPC4 gene encoding actin-related protein 2/3 complex subunit 4: MTATLRPYLNAVRATLQAALCLENFSSQVVERHNKPEVEVRSSKELLLQPVIISRNEKEKVLIEGSINSVRVSIAVKQADEIEKILCHKFMRFMMMRAENFFILRRKPVEGYDISFLITNFHTEQMYKHKLVDFVIHFMEEIDKEISEMKLSVNARARIVAEEFLKNF, encoded by the exons ATG ACCGCAACGCTGCGCCCGTACCTGAACGCGGTGCGCGCCACGCTGCAGGCCGCGCTGTGCCTGGAGAACTTCTCCTCGCAGGTGGTGGAGCGGCACAACAAGCCCGAGGTGGAAGTCAG GAGCAGCAAGGAGCTGCTGTTGCAGCCAGTGATCATCAGCAGGAATGAGAAGGAGAAGGTCCTCATCGAGGGCTCCATTAACTCCGTGCGCGTCAGCATCGCAGTGAAGCAG GCTGACGAGATTGAGAAGATCTTGTGCCACAAATTCATGCGCTTCATGATGATGAGGGCTGAGAACTTCTTCATCCTGCGCAGGAAGCCCGTGGAG GGCTATGACATCAGCTTCTTGATCACAAACTTCCACACGGAGCAGATGTACAAGCATAAACTGGTGGACTTTGTCATTCACTTCATGGAGGAGATTGATAAGGAGATCAGCGAGATGAAGCTCTCCGTCAATGCCAGGGCCCGCATTGTGGCAGAGGAGTTCCTCAAGAAT TTTTAG